Below is a genomic region from Candidatus Polarisedimenticolia bacterium.
CGCTGCCAGTTCTCGCTGAGCGCCGTAACCAGCAGGCCGACCATGAAGTTGAAGAAGCCGTCCACGACGCGCAGCAGGTTGCGCACAAGTCCACGCAGGAAGCCGCAGGGGCGGGAGTCCGAACCGATCACGCGGATGCCGAGGATCCACTTGCCCGGGGTGACCCCCCACCGACCTTCCATGAAGCTGAAGGCGAGCAGCCCGGCGACGATCCAGACGACCCCGAACAGGACGAGCTTCATCCCCATGCCCATGGTCGGACGGCTCAACATCGGGCTTGCCTGGAGGAGCCGCCAGAAGAGGGCGATGTTGCCTGCCAGCAATGGAGCCCCCAGGATGAAGGTGTCCACGACCTCGGAGAAAGCCCTTTTCCAGAGAGGTGCGAGCACCACAATCCGGCTCCCCAGCGCGATCTCCGGAATCCGCCAGCGCGACATCATCCCCGACAGGAGCAGGGCCAGGGCGATGGGGGCGGCGAGATATCCGAGACAGGCGAAAGCCAGCATCTTGAGGACTCTTGAAAACCTGTCCTCGGCTTCACTGCGGTAATAGCGCGGCCACCCGACAATCTCTCCGTTCCTCAGCTCCGTGACAGCGAGGCTTCCTCCCGCGAAAGCGGACAGCACGAAATGATGCGAGTCGTCGCCGGTTGGGACGATTCCAAGGGAAGCCTGCGATGTGTACAGCGGGATCGTGCGAATTCGTTTCCACGAGCCATCCACCCTCCGATATTCCTCCAGCGCGTCATCGAAGGTGTCCTGGCTCGGCAGGAACACCACAGGCTCACTCCCCAGACAAAGGGCGGACCAGCCGCCCGGCGCGGGCGCGACCGGATCCCACGAAGTCCAGTCACTGCCGTTTTCCGCAGGTAGACCTTTGCGATGATGGAGCACTTCGCCGAAGGGCATGAACAGCTGTATTTCGGCGCCGCACGAAAAGACCTGGATCGAGGAGACGAGCGAGAGGACGTCGTTCTCCGGTCCGAAGTGGATGAGCGGG
It encodes:
- a CDS encoding RDD family protein, giving the protein LWVISSEDVRYFKDNRPTAINVGTRLGQISHPFMLDGRPAVLEERPGGMSLAVLRERQWERGPLIHFGPENDVLSLVSSIQVFSCGAEIQLFMPFGEVLHHRKGLPAENGSDWTSWDPVAPAPGGWSALCLGSEPVVFLPSQDTFDDALEEYRRVDGSWKRIRTIPLYTSQASLGIVPTGDDSHHFVLSAFAGGSLAVTELRNGEIVGWPRYYRSEAEDRFSRVLKMLAFACLGYLAAPIALALLLSGMMSRWRIPEIALGSRIVVLAPLWKRAFSEVVDTFILGAPLLAGNIALFWRLLQASPMLSRPTMGMGMKLVLFGVVWIVAGLLAFSFMEGRWGVTPGKWILGIRVIGSDSRPCGFLRGLVRNLLRVVDGFFNFMVGLLVTALSENWQRVGDMAARTVVVLARDQPSDGAPTTDAMLPAEESAPAIFPS